One genomic window of Muntiacus reevesi chromosome 4, mMunRee1.1, whole genome shotgun sequence includes the following:
- the NACA gene encoding nascent polypeptide-associated complex subunit alpha isoform X1, producing MPGEATETVPATEQELPQPQAETAVPPVSPASSVTAALGQPKPAPTPPCSLASQQCPLATPSQPPPLLSPSTRTSAPFEAPFLHSSHGTALPLGAAPPTDPPIFLPNLIGPPISPAALALASPMITPTLKGAHSSSAPLALVALAPHSVQKSRDDPPHPLSAPPSVAVIESGSVTSLSAPVARSEPKPSPSQALPQLTPNPKDTPNPPNIVSAIPSHLVTPLASVQSELASCSQIPPAIPSAQVKGVPISSALTTPQHPVSLSLKGPPTAPSLPTQSFAVAAASPPVFLTSLGSHLTPLHQSSPVQTSSSNILSDPIEGTIFVDHSSPDPCYTSQRSVISPLPSRNEVVPTAVAAFPGGAPTSSLALSADKGISAVPDLVSSDVAASSPLSPPAPLVLKDVPSAAAPAAPKNPPSPQTTSPSPETALSPEATLAAKSYPGPLPVVKPASTSPSSLSASSPVSVVNTNPDPTNLLLKSSFTTPTVAPFPLESAAVDGMAPPAAKGTCTPSTPAGPSTLPNSPLMPPASERCPVAPAVTLSPQSASPSLAPMAQVPEVPKSESSTLLPPTHTPQGAKKVHGISQTSPLASVASPPEGCPTEDSGASITASSKGRCLADSPSPLETTVSPQPKRIPTKKGSATAPLSLAPSASKSVPAIPDTPAGNLSFTVSPIEASSLPEANLPFHVSKESLVEKHSPTPPSPKETPVPPPMAPSPKEGPASPSPKETLTPLAVTPSTPKGAPATPSPKEAPTPLAMTPPSPKGSSATTLPKETPLPAVTPSSPKGAPTTPSPKQTLATPPPKEAPTSPAMAPSSSKRAPVNPPPKEDSIPLAVTPPSPKGNPATPSPKKAPASPPPKGESIHPPVTPPSPKGSPATPSPKKAPASPPPKKESAPPPVTPLSPKGSPATPSPKKAPASPPPKEESTPPPVTPPSPKGSPATPSPKKAAASPPPKEESAPPPVTPPSPKGSPATPSPKKAAASPPPKEESAPPPVTPPSPKGSPATPSPKKAAASPPPKEESAPPPVTPPSPKGSPATPSPKKAPASPPPKKGSAPPPVTPPSPKGSPATPSPKKAPASPPPKKESAPPPVTPLSPKGSPATPSPKKAPASPPPKGESTHPPVTPPSPKGSPATPSPKKAPASPPPKGESAPPPVTPPSPKGSPATPSPKKAPASPPPKGESTPPPVTPPSPKGSPATPSPKKAPASPPPKGESTHPPVTPPSPKKAPATPSPKGTLTPSAVTSPPKRGRATPPLTGDPAPPSVAPLSPKRASPILAPTESPATPDPKEIPTFAAMTPSPKETSATPSLKGTPTPLAVAPPSSKGTPAPKRASVTPAAKEVPTSPAVTPSTKKATGTPVPKGVPTPSAVIPPSPRKSPVPKEGPATSSSKGAPTPPTVIPLSPKEAPASPVSVTCPLGSTAPQASKGPPVKKGPTAVKAVLDGSPPESAPVITTPTQKGPPAKKSSISPPVCPDPSAQNGTKGPLPAVAPAPLLPVSTQKGSSPKAPKALPVSPLKGKDSLHSPKGPLAPPPESETSTPSATAAPEKVLPKAGSASVSPAPTPSVSLPLASSPVPPLLPKQQFLPSSPGLVLESPCKPSAPADEDELPPLIPPEPISGGVPFQPVLVNMPTPKPAGIPAPTPSAKQPVLKNNKGSGTESDSDESVPELEEQDSTQATTQQAQLAAAAEIDEEPVSKAKQSRSEKKARKAMSKLGLRQVTGVTRVTIRKSKNILFVITKPDVYKSPASDTYIVFGEAKIEDLSQQAQLAAAEKFKVQGEAVSNIQENTQTPTVQEESEEEEVDETGVEVKDIELVMSQANVSRAKAVRALKNNSNDIVNAIMELTM from the exons ATGCCCGGTGAAGCCACAGAAACCGTCCCTGCTACAGAGCAGGAGTTGCCACAGCCCCAGGCTGAGACAG CTGTGCCGCCTGTGTCTCCAGCCTCCAGCGTCACTGCTGCTCTAGGGCAGCCCaagcctgcccccaccccgccctgctCCCTGGCCTCCCAGCAGTGCCCCCTGGCAACCCCTAGCCAGCCTCCCCCACTCCTTTCTCCCTCGACCAGGACCTCCGCCCCTTTTGAAGCTCCTTTTCTGCACTCATCCCATGGGACGGCCCTGCCTCTGGGAGCTGCCCCTCCCACTGACCCCCCCATTTTCTTACCAAACCTAATAGGGCCTCCTATCTCCCCAGCTGCCTTAGCTCTGGCCTCTCCCATGATAACTCCAACTCTGAAAGGTGCTCATTCCTCCTCCGCTCCCTTGGCTCTGGTGGCCTTGGCTCCCCACTCAGTTCAGAAGAGCCGTGATGACCCCCCTCACCCCCTCAGTGCACCTCCCTCAGTTGCCGTGATTGAGTCGGGGTCAGTGACATCTCTGTCAGCTCCAGTTGCTCGCTCAGAACCAAAGCCCTCTCCTAGTCAGGCTCTCCCTCAACTAACTCCTAATCCAAAGGATACCCCCAACCCTCCAAATATAGTCAGTGCTATCCCTTCCCATCTTGTAACTCCTTTGGCCTCTGTTCAGTCTGAACTAGCCTCATGTTCTCAGATACCACCCGCCATCCCTTCCGCTCAAGTCAAAGGTGTCCCCATCTCCTCAGCTCTGACTACTCCACAACACCCTGTGAGCCTCAGCCTGAAGGGTCCACCTACTGCTCCATCTCTTCCAACTCAGTCCTTTGCTGTGGCTGCTGCGTCCCCCCCGGTTTTCCTCACTTCTCTGGGCTCTCATCTTACACCTTTACATCAGAGTTCTCCTGTCCAAACTTCAAGTTCTAATATTCTGTCAGATCCCATAGAAGGTACTATTTTTGTAGATCATTCTTCTCCGGATCCCTGTTACACTTCTCAGAGATCTGTaatttctccccttccttccagaAATGAGGTGGTTCCTACTGCTGTGGCTGCTTTTCCAGGGGGGGCTCCCACTTCCTCTCTGGCTCTGTCTGCTGACAAAGGCATCTCTGCTGTCCCTGACCTGGTCTCCTCAGATGTCGCTGCCTCTTCTCCATTATCTCCTCCCGCCCCTCTCGTTCTCAAAGATGTTCCTAGTGCAGCAGCCCCGGCAGCGCCTAAGAATCCCCCCTCTCCCCAGACTACATCACCTTCTCCAGAGACGGCTCTTTCTCCTGAAGCCACCCTGGCAGCAAAAAGCTACCCAGGGCCTCTCCCTGTAGTGAAGCCAGCCAGcacttctccctcttctctgagTGCTAGCTCCCCAGTCTCTGTGGTCAACACAAACCCAGACCCAACTAATCTGCTTCTCAAAAGTTCTTTCACTACCCCAACTGTAGCTCCATTTCCTTTGGAAAGTGCTGCTGTTGATGGAATGGCTCCTCCAGCTGCCAAAGGTACTTGCACTCCTTCCACTCCAGCCGGTCCCTCCACTCTTCCTAATTCACCACTGATGCCTCCCGCCTCTGAACGTTGCCCTGTGGCTCCAGCAGTGACTTTATCTCCCCAGAGTGCTTCTCCTTCTCTAGCTCCTATGGCACAGGTCCCTGAGGTTCCCAAGTCTGAGTCTTCTACCCTTCTGCCGCCAACTCATACTCCTCAGGGTGCAAAGAAAGTTCATGGCATTTCTCAAACCTCACCATTGGCATCTGTGGCTTCCCCTCCTGAAGGGTGCCCAACTGAGGACTCTGGTGCTTCTATTACTGCATCTTCCAAAGGAAGGTGCCTTGCTGACTCCCCGTCTCCTTTAGAGACTACTGTGTCTCCTCAGCCTAAAAGAATTCCAACCAAGAAGGGTTCAGCTACTGCTCCCTTAAGTCTTGCCCCTTCTGCTTCTAAAAGTGTACCTGCTATCCCTGATACTCCTGCTGGAAATCTCTCATTCACTGTTTCTCCAATTGAAGCTTCCTCTCTTCCAGAGGCCAATCTTCCTTTTCATGTCTCTAAAGAATCACTAGTCGAGAAGCATTCCCCTACTCCCCCATCCCCCAAAGAGACTCCTGTTCCCCCACCTATGGCTCCTTCCCCCAAGGAGGGGCCAGCATCCCCATCCCCTAAAGAAACCCTTACTCCTTTAGCTGTGACACCTTCCACCCCCAAAGGAGCCCCAGCAACTCCTTCCCCCAAAGAGGCTCCCACTCCCCTAGCTAtgactcctccttcccccaaaggGAGCTCAGCAACCACATTACCTAAAGAGACTCCACTTCCTGCTGTGACCCCTTCCTCCCCAAAAGGAGCCCCAACAACTCCTTCCCCAAAACAAACCCTAGCCACTCCACCTCCCAAAGAGGCTCCCACTTCCCCAGCTATGGCTCCTTCCTCTTCCAAAAGAGCACCAGTTAACCCACCTCCAAAGGAGGACTCCATTCCCCTAGCTGtgactcctccctcccccaaaggGAACCCAGCAACTCCATCTCCCAAGAAAGCCCCAGCTAGCCCACCTCCAAAGGGTGAGTCCATTCACCCACCTGtgactcctccctcccccaaaggGAGCCCAGCAACTCCATCTCCCAAAAAAGCCCCAGCTAGCCCACCTCCAAAGAAAGAGTCCGCTCCCCCACCTGTGACTCCTCTCTCCCCCAAAGGGAGCCCAGCAACTCCATCTCCCAAAAAAGCCCCAGCTAGCCCACCTCCAAAGGAAGAGTCCACTCCCCCACCTGtgactcctccctcccccaaaggGAGCCCAGCAACTCCATCTCCCAAAAAAGCCGCAGCTAGCCCACCTCCAAAGGAAGAGTCCGCTCCCCCACCTGtgactcctccctcccccaaaggGAGCCCAGCAACTCCATCTCCCAAAAAAGCCGCAGCTAGCCCACCTCCAAAGGAAGAGTCCGCTCCCCCACCTGtgactcctccctcccccaaaggGAGCCCAGCAACTCCATCTCCCAAAAAAGCCGCAGCTAGCCCACCTCCAAAGGAAGAGTCCGCTCCCCCACCTGtgactcctccctcccccaaaggGAGCCCAGCAACTCCATCTCCCAAAAAAGCCCCAGCTAGCCCACCTCCAAAGAAAGGGTCTGCTCCCCCACCTGtgactcctccctcccccaaaggGAGCCCAGCAACTCCATCTCCCAAAAAAGCCCCAGCTAGCCCACCTCCAAAGAAAGAGTCCGCTCCCCCACCTGTGACTCCTCTCTCCCCCAAAGGGAGCCCAGCAACTCCATCTCCCAAGAAAGCCCCAGCTAGCCCACCTCCAAAGGGTGAGTCCACTCACCCACCTGtgactcctccctcccccaaaggGAGCCCAGCAACTCCATCTCCCAAGAAAGCCCCAGCTAGCCCACCTCCAAAGGGTGAGTCCGCTCCCCCACCTGtgactcctccctcccccaaaggGAGCCCAGCAACTCCATCTCCCAAGAAAGCCCCAGCTAGCCCACCTCCAAAGGGTGAGTCCACTCCCCCACCTGtgactcctccctcccccaaaggGAGCCCAGCAACTCCATCTCCCAAAAAAGCCCCAGCTAGCCCACCTCCAAAGGGTGAGTCCACTCACCCACCTGTGACTCCTCCATCTCCAAAAAAGGCCCCGGCAACTCCATCACCCAAAGGAACCCTCACTCCCTCTGCTGTGACTTCTCCCCCCAAAAGGGGTCGAGCAACCCCACCTCTCACAGGAGACCCTGCTCCCCCATCTGTGGCTCCTCTCTCCCCCAAAAGAGCCTCACCAATTCTGGCTCCCACAGAGTCTCCAGCAACTCCAGATCCCAAAGAGATCCCCACTTTCGCAGCCATGACTCCTTCCCCCAAAGAGACCTCAGCAACACCATCACTGAAAGGAACCCCTACTCCTTTGGCTgtggctcctccctcctccaaAGGGACTCCGGCCCCCAAAAGAGCCTCAGTAACTCCAGCCGCCAAAGAGGTCCCTACTTCCCCAGCCGTGACTCCTTCCACCAAAAAAGCAACAGGAACCCCAGTCCCCAAAGGGGTACCCACTCCATCAGCTGTAATTCCTCCCTCCCCAAGAAAGTCTCCAGTCCCCAAAGAGGGCCCAGCAACCTCATCCTCCAAAGGGGCTCCCACTCCCCCAACTGTGATTCCTCTCTCCCCCAAAGAGGCCCCTGCTTCCCCAGTTTCAGTCACATGTCCCTTGGGGTCCACTGCCCCTCAGGCATCTAAAGGGCCCCCAGTAAAGAAAGGCCCCACAGCTGTCAAAGCAGTGCTTGATGGTTCACCTCCAGAAAGTGCACCAGTCATCACAACTCCCACTCAGAAAGGTCCACCAGCCAAGAAGAGTTCTATTTCACCACCTGTCTGCCCAGATCCCTCAGCTCAGAATGGTACTAAAGGACCTCTTCCTGCAGTGGCTCCAGCTCCTCTACTGCCAGTCTCTACTCAGAAAGGTTCTTCTCCAAAGGCTCCAAAAGCCCTCCCTGTCTCCCCCTTAAAGGGCAAGGATTCTCTCCATTCCCCAAAGGGCCCCTTGGCTCCTCCTCCTGAGTCAGAGACATCTACCCCTTCAGCAACAGCTGCCCCAGAGAAGGTCCTTCCTAAAGCTGGATCAGCATCTGTCTCTCCAGCACCTACCCCATCAGTCTCTCTGCCTCTTGCTTCCTCCCCAGTTCCCCCTCTGCTTCCTAAACAGCAATTTCTGCCgtcctcacctgggctggtgctgGAATCACCCTGTAAGCCCTCAGCCCCTGCTGATGAGGATGAGCTGCCGCCTCTGATTCCCCCGGAACCAATCTCGGGGGGAGTGCCTTTCCAGCCGGTCCTCGTCAACATGCCCACCCCCAAACCTGCCGGGATCCCTGCCCCGACCCCCTCTGCCAAGCAGCCTGTTCTGAAGAACAATAAGG GGTCTGGAACAGAATCTGATAGTGATGAATCAGTCCCAGAGCTTGAGGAGCAGGATTCTACACAGGCAACCACACAGCAAGCTCAG CTGGCAGCAGCAGCTGAAATCGATGAAGAACCAGTCAGTAAAGCAAAACAGAGCCGGAGTGAAAAGAAGGCACGGAAG gCTATGTCCAAACTGGGCCTTCGACAAGTTACAGGGGTTACTAGAGTCACTATCCGGAAATCTAAGAATATCCTTTTTGTCATCACAAAACCAGATGTGTACAAGAGCCCAGCTTCAGATACCTACATTGTTTTTGGGGAAGCCAAG ATTGAGGATTTATCTCAGCAAGCACAGTTAGCAGCTGCTGAGAAATTCAAAGTTCAAGGTGAAGCTGTCTCAAACATCCAAGAAAACACACAGACTCCAACTgtacaagaggagagtgaagaggaagag GTTGATGAAACAGGTGTGGAAGTTAAGGACATAGAGTTGGTCATGTCACAAGCAAATGTGTCGAGAGCAAAGGCAGTCCGAGCCCTGAAGAACAACAGTAATGATATTGTAAATGCTATTATG GAATTAACAATGTAA
- the NACA gene encoding nascent polypeptide-associated complex subunit alpha isoform X2 yields MPGEATETVPATEQELPQPQAETAVPPVSPASSVTAALGQPKPAPTPPCSLASQQCPLATPSQPPPLLSPSTRTSAPFEAPFLHSSHGTALPLGAAPPTDPPIFLPNLIGPPISPAALALASPMITPTLKGAHSSSAPLALVALAPHSVQKSRDDPPHPLSAPPSVAVIESGSVTSLSAPVARSEPKPSPSQALPQLTPNPKDTPNPPNIVSAIPSHLVTPLASVQSELASCSQIPPAIPSAQVKGVPISSALTTPQHPVSLSLKGPPTAPSLPTQSFAVAAASPPVFLTSLGSHLTPLHQSSPVQTSSSNILSDPIEGTIFVDHSSPDPCYTSQRSVISPLPSRNEVVPTAVAAFPGGAPTSSLALSADKGISAVPDLVSSDVAASSPLSPPAPLVLKDVPSAAAPAAPKNPPSPQTTSPSPETALSPEATLAAKSYPGPLPVVKPASTSPSSLSASSPVSVVNTNPDPTNLLLKSSFTTPTVAPFPLESAAVDGMAPPAAKVPPLLPKQQFLPSSPGLVLESPCKPSAPADEDELPPLIPPEPISGGVPFQPVLVNMPTPKPAGIPAPTPSAKQPVLKNNKGSGTESDSDESVPELEEQDSTQATTQQAQLAAAAEIDEEPVSKAKQSRSEKKARKAMSKLGLRQVTGVTRVTIRKSKNILFVITKPDVYKSPASDTYIVFGEAKIEDLSQQAQLAAAEKFKVQGEAVSNIQENTQTPTVQEESEEEEVDETGVEVKDIELVMSQANVSRAKAVRALKNNSNDIVNAIMELTM; encoded by the exons ATGCCCGGTGAAGCCACAGAAACCGTCCCTGCTACAGAGCAGGAGTTGCCACAGCCCCAGGCTGAGACAG CTGTGCCGCCTGTGTCTCCAGCCTCCAGCGTCACTGCTGCTCTAGGGCAGCCCaagcctgcccccaccccgccctgctCCCTGGCCTCCCAGCAGTGCCCCCTGGCAACCCCTAGCCAGCCTCCCCCACTCCTTTCTCCCTCGACCAGGACCTCCGCCCCTTTTGAAGCTCCTTTTCTGCACTCATCCCATGGGACGGCCCTGCCTCTGGGAGCTGCCCCTCCCACTGACCCCCCCATTTTCTTACCAAACCTAATAGGGCCTCCTATCTCCCCAGCTGCCTTAGCTCTGGCCTCTCCCATGATAACTCCAACTCTGAAAGGTGCTCATTCCTCCTCCGCTCCCTTGGCTCTGGTGGCCTTGGCTCCCCACTCAGTTCAGAAGAGCCGTGATGACCCCCCTCACCCCCTCAGTGCACCTCCCTCAGTTGCCGTGATTGAGTCGGGGTCAGTGACATCTCTGTCAGCTCCAGTTGCTCGCTCAGAACCAAAGCCCTCTCCTAGTCAGGCTCTCCCTCAACTAACTCCTAATCCAAAGGATACCCCCAACCCTCCAAATATAGTCAGTGCTATCCCTTCCCATCTTGTAACTCCTTTGGCCTCTGTTCAGTCTGAACTAGCCTCATGTTCTCAGATACCACCCGCCATCCCTTCCGCTCAAGTCAAAGGTGTCCCCATCTCCTCAGCTCTGACTACTCCACAACACCCTGTGAGCCTCAGCCTGAAGGGTCCACCTACTGCTCCATCTCTTCCAACTCAGTCCTTTGCTGTGGCTGCTGCGTCCCCCCCGGTTTTCCTCACTTCTCTGGGCTCTCATCTTACACCTTTACATCAGAGTTCTCCTGTCCAAACTTCAAGTTCTAATATTCTGTCAGATCCCATAGAAGGTACTATTTTTGTAGATCATTCTTCTCCGGATCCCTGTTACACTTCTCAGAGATCTGTaatttctccccttccttccagaAATGAGGTGGTTCCTACTGCTGTGGCTGCTTTTCCAGGGGGGGCTCCCACTTCCTCTCTGGCTCTGTCTGCTGACAAAGGCATCTCTGCTGTCCCTGACCTGGTCTCCTCAGATGTCGCTGCCTCTTCTCCATTATCTCCTCCCGCCCCTCTCGTTCTCAAAGATGTTCCTAGTGCAGCAGCCCCGGCAGCGCCTAAGAATCCCCCCTCTCCCCAGACTACATCACCTTCTCCAGAGACGGCTCTTTCTCCTGAAGCCACCCTGGCAGCAAAAAGCTACCCAGGGCCTCTCCCTGTAGTGAAGCCAGCCAGcacttctccctcttctctgagTGCTAGCTCCCCAGTCTCTGTGGTCAACACAAACCCAGACCCAACTAATCTGCTTCTCAAAAGTTCTTTCACTACCCCAACTGTAGCTCCATTTCCTTTGGAAAGTGCTGCTGTTGATGGAATGGCTCCTCCAGCTGCCAAAG TTCCCCCTCTGCTTCCTAAACAGCAATTTCTGCCgtcctcacctgggctggtgctgGAATCACCCTGTAAGCCCTCAGCCCCTGCTGATGAGGATGAGCTGCCGCCTCTGATTCCCCCGGAACCAATCTCGGGGGGAGTGCCTTTCCAGCCGGTCCTCGTCAACATGCCCACCCCCAAACCTGCCGGGATCCCTGCCCCGACCCCCTCTGCCAAGCAGCCTGTTCTGAAGAACAATAAGG GGTCTGGAACAGAATCTGATAGTGATGAATCAGTCCCAGAGCTTGAGGAGCAGGATTCTACACAGGCAACCACACAGCAAGCTCAG CTGGCAGCAGCAGCTGAAATCGATGAAGAACCAGTCAGTAAAGCAAAACAGAGCCGGAGTGAAAAGAAGGCACGGAAG gCTATGTCCAAACTGGGCCTTCGACAAGTTACAGGGGTTACTAGAGTCACTATCCGGAAATCTAAGAATATCCTTTTTGTCATCACAAAACCAGATGTGTACAAGAGCCCAGCTTCAGATACCTACATTGTTTTTGGGGAAGCCAAG ATTGAGGATTTATCTCAGCAAGCACAGTTAGCAGCTGCTGAGAAATTCAAAGTTCAAGGTGAAGCTGTCTCAAACATCCAAGAAAACACACAGACTCCAACTgtacaagaggagagtgaagaggaagag GTTGATGAAACAGGTGTGGAAGTTAAGGACATAGAGTTGGTCATGTCACAAGCAAATGTGTCGAGAGCAAAGGCAGTCCGAGCCCTGAAGAACAACAGTAATGATATTGTAAATGCTATTATG GAATTAACAATGTAA
- the NACA gene encoding nascent polypeptide-associated complex subunit alpha isoform X3 has translation MPGEATETVPATEQELPQPQAETGSGTESDSDESVPELEEQDSTQATTQQAQLAAAAEIDEEPVSKAKQSRSEKKARKAMSKLGLRQVTGVTRVTIRKSKNILFVITKPDVYKSPASDTYIVFGEAKIEDLSQQAQLAAAEKFKVQGEAVSNIQENTQTPTVQEESEEEEVDETGVEVKDIELVMSQANVSRAKAVRALKNNSNDIVNAIMELTM, from the exons ATGCCCGGTGAAGCCACAGAAACCGTCCCTGCTACAGAGCAGGAGTTGCCACAGCCCCAGGCTGAGACAG GGTCTGGAACAGAATCTGATAGTGATGAATCAGTCCCAGAGCTTGAGGAGCAGGATTCTACACAGGCAACCACACAGCAAGCTCAG CTGGCAGCAGCAGCTGAAATCGATGAAGAACCAGTCAGTAAAGCAAAACAGAGCCGGAGTGAAAAGAAGGCACGGAAG gCTATGTCCAAACTGGGCCTTCGACAAGTTACAGGGGTTACTAGAGTCACTATCCGGAAATCTAAGAATATCCTTTTTGTCATCACAAAACCAGATGTGTACAAGAGCCCAGCTTCAGATACCTACATTGTTTTTGGGGAAGCCAAG ATTGAGGATTTATCTCAGCAAGCACAGTTAGCAGCTGCTGAGAAATTCAAAGTTCAAGGTGAAGCTGTCTCAAACATCCAAGAAAACACACAGACTCCAACTgtacaagaggagagtgaagaggaagag GTTGATGAAACAGGTGTGGAAGTTAAGGACATAGAGTTGGTCATGTCACAAGCAAATGTGTCGAGAGCAAAGGCAGTCCGAGCCCTGAAGAACAACAGTAATGATATTGTAAATGCTATTATG GAATTAACAATGTAA